The following are encoded in a window of Legionella geestiana genomic DNA:
- the coq7 gene encoding 2-polyprenyl-3-methyl-6-methoxy-1,4-benzoquinone monooxygenase: MPSPLELLIREADVALRTLFPEGARPGSRPMPGAELSEAGMKDEARRHAGGLMRVNHSGEVCAQALYQGQALTAKLPEVREEMQHAAAEETEHLAWCEARLKELDSKPSLLNPLWYAASFGIGALAGLAGDDWSLGFVAETEHQVSAHLQGHLESLPSEDAKTRAIIQQMDIDEREHAKMAERAGARDLPAPVKTLMGLVSKVMTRTSYYF, from the coding sequence ATGCCCTCCCCCCTCGAACTCCTCATCCGCGAAGCCGATGTCGCACTTCGTACGCTTTTCCCAGAAGGCGCGCGCCCGGGTTCTCGCCCCATGCCGGGGGCTGAATTGTCGGAGGCAGGAATGAAGGACGAGGCGCGTCGTCATGCGGGCGGGCTGATGCGCGTGAATCATTCGGGTGAAGTGTGCGCTCAGGCGCTCTATCAGGGGCAGGCATTGACCGCGAAACTCCCCGAGGTGCGTGAAGAAATGCAGCATGCGGCGGCTGAAGAAACCGAACACCTTGCATGGTGTGAGGCGCGCCTTAAGGAGCTTGACTCTAAACCCAGTCTCTTAAATCCCCTCTGGTATGCCGCTTCATTTGGCATCGGTGCGCTGGCAGGGCTTGCCGGTGACGACTGGAGCCTCGGTTTTGTTGCGGAAACTGAGCACCAGGTGAGCGCGCATCTGCAGGGTCATCTGGAAAGCCTGCCCTCTGAAGACGCAAAAACAAGGGCCATCATTCAACAAATGGACATTGATGAGCGAGAGCATGCAAAAATGGCTGAGCGCGCCGGTGCACGCGACCTGCCCGCTCCCGTCAAAACACTGATGGGGCTCGTTTCTAAAGTCATGACGCGTACCAGTTATTACTTCTAG
- a CDS encoding acetyltransferase has translation MNHTEQTTCAKEDKPACILIGAGGHAKVLLALLRLQGWNILGACCPLLAKRGETHWRGHSLLGAEDAILEFNPETTHLINGVGMRVDSDARQRVYERFKHLGYHFPAIVHPRAFVDEDVILKEGVQVMAGAIIQPDAIIGENTIINSRASVDHDCLIGANVHIAPGAVLCGQVRVGHGTFIGCGSAIAQGLSLGENVIVGAGVSVVRDIQAGTRVIPAAVRTQVFSSI, from the coding sequence ATGAACCATACCGAACAAACCACCTGCGCCAAAGAAGATAAACCCGCCTGTATTCTTATCGGTGCCGGAGGGCATGCCAAGGTGCTGCTCGCGCTGCTGCGCCTTCAGGGCTGGAATATCCTTGGCGCGTGCTGTCCCCTGCTTGCAAAACGTGGTGAAACCCACTGGCGGGGGCATTCCCTACTGGGAGCGGAAGACGCCATCCTTGAGTTTAACCCCGAAACCACACACCTTATAAACGGGGTCGGCATGCGTGTTGACAGCGATGCCCGTCAGCGAGTCTATGAGCGCTTCAAACATCTGGGCTATCATTTCCCGGCGATTGTGCATCCACGCGCATTTGTCGATGAAGATGTTATTCTCAAGGAGGGTGTACAGGTAATGGCCGGTGCCATTATTCAGCCAGATGCCATCATCGGCGAAAATACGATTATCAACAGTCGGGCAAGTGTTGATCATGACTGTCTGATTGGCGCCAATGTCCATATCGCACCAGGTGCCGTACTTTGTGGACAGGTGCGTGTAGGACATGGCACTTTTATCGGGTGTGGCTCTGCCATTGCGCAGGGGCTTAGCCTTGGTGAAAATGTTATTGTGGGAGCCGGGGTTTCGGTGGTGCGTGACATTCAGGCTGGCACAAGGGTTATCCCAGCGGCTGTTCGTACACAGGTCTTTTCCAGCATCTGA